From the genome of Lotus japonicus ecotype B-129 chromosome 6, LjGifu_v1.2, one region includes:
- the LOC130723796 gene encoding gibberellin 2-beta-dioxygenase 2-like, whose translation MVLASPDSILDERIKLIDLPRVDLTAERSTAAKLIVKACEEYGFFNVVNHGIPHDIITKMEEAGFDFFAKPLQEKKEAAFGDYPFGYGSKNIGFNGDKGEVEYLLLKASSATDSVAPLSKNVYNDPSNFSSTVSAYTDALRELACEILELMAEGLGVPDTLVFSRLIRDVDSDSVLRFNHYPPLLNKDPYTKVGFGEHSDPQILTILRSNDVGGLQISVQDGVWNPVTPDPYAFCVNVGDLLQVMTNGRFMSVRHRAVTNSCKSRMSVAYFGAPPLDSFIVAPPVMVTPERPSLFKVFTWAEYKKVTYSLRLGDSRIDLFRKCTQVE comes from the exons ATGGTGTTGGCTTCCCCAGATTCAATTCTGGACGAAAGAATTAAACTCATCGACCTTCCCAGGGTGGACCTTACGGCCGAGAGGTCCACCGCGGCGAAACTCATCGTGAAAGCGTGCGAAGAATACGGTTTCTTCAACGTGGTTAACCATGGCATCCCTCATGACATCATAACCAAGATGGAAGAAGCAGGTTTCGATTTCTTCGCGAAACCgctgcaagaaaagaaagaggcAGCGTTTGGCGATTACCCCTTTGGTTATGGCAGCAAGAACATTGGTTTCAATGGAGACAAAGGTGAAGTGGAGTATCTTCTTCTCAAAGCCAGTAGTGCTACCGATTCTGTTGCTCCGCTGTCAAAAAACGTGTACAATGATCCATCAAACTTCAG CTCTACTGTGAGTGCATACACAGATGCTTTGAGAGAGCTAGCATGTGAGATATTGGAGCTAATGGCAGAGGGTCTGGGGGTCCCTGATACACTGGTTTTCAGCAGGTTGATCAGGGACGTTGATAGTGACTCAGTCCTCAGGTTCAATCACTACCCTCCTTTACTTaacaaagacccctatactaaGGTTGGGTTTGGGGAGCATTCTGACCCTCAGATACTGACCATCCTCAGATCCAACGATGTGGGTGGCCTCCAAATCTCTGTTCAAGATGGCGTGTGGAACCCAGTCACTCCTGATCCCTATGCTTTCTGTGTTAACGTGGGAGATCTACTACAG GTGATGACAAATGGAAGATTTATGAGCGTGAGACACAGGGCCGTGACCAACTCATGCAAGTCTAGAATGTCAGTGGCATATTTTGGGGCTCCACCACTTGATTCCTTCATTGTTGCTCCTCCAGTTATGGTTACACCCGAGAGGCCCTCCCTCTTCAAAGTATTTACTTGGGCTGAATACAAGAAAGTCACCTACTCTCTCAGGCTTGGAGACAGCCGCATTGACCTTTTCAGGAAGTGCACACAAGTAGAGTAA